Proteins encoded together in one Planctopirus ephydatiae window:
- a CDS encoding DUF1501 domain-containing protein: MFCHRQDQPVSRRDLLASAGMGFGSLALASMLSSKGMAASTASAPSSGVKSPLAARLPHFAPKAKSCIFLFMEGGPSHLDTFDPKPLVNKLAGQPLPDSFGKVITAMGEASAPLLASQRKWAQHGESGLWISDWLPHTARHADKLAVIRSCWADGINHSAGVCQMNTGSILGGRPSLGSWVTYGLGTENTDLPAFVVMQDNVSQVVNGPRNWSAGFMPALYQGIRIEGGQDPIPNLMTPAGKTASQQQGKLAFLNQMNRDFAGRHPQQTELDARIESYELAFRMQAEAPQAIDLGEETEATQKLYGLDRKETASYGRLCLLARRLVERGTRFVQLYHGAGSKWDAHSGIEKNHTSLCEAMDLPVAGLLEDLSARGLLDETLVIWGGEFGRTPMSEQGNGRDHNPTGFTMWMAGGGVAGGQTIGETDEVGLHAVSQKMHVHDLHATILHLMGLGHMDLVFPYKGRPERPTLNEGHPYVKITG; this comes from the coding sequence ATGTTCTGCCATCGTCAGGATCAGCCAGTCAGCCGACGCGATCTTCTCGCGAGTGCCGGAATGGGTTTTGGAAGCCTCGCACTGGCCTCGATGCTCTCATCAAAGGGAATGGCCGCCTCGACGGCGAGTGCACCATCGAGCGGGGTTAAGTCACCACTGGCTGCGCGATTGCCCCATTTTGCACCGAAGGCGAAGAGCTGCATTTTCCTCTTTATGGAGGGCGGCCCCAGTCATCTCGATACGTTCGACCCGAAGCCATTGGTCAACAAACTGGCGGGCCAGCCTTTGCCTGATAGCTTCGGCAAAGTTATCACCGCCATGGGGGAAGCCAGTGCTCCGCTTCTTGCTTCCCAACGCAAATGGGCTCAGCACGGAGAATCGGGTCTGTGGATCTCGGACTGGTTGCCGCATACCGCCAGGCATGCCGACAAGCTGGCCGTCATTCGCTCCTGCTGGGCTGATGGGATCAACCATTCGGCGGGCGTGTGCCAGATGAACACCGGCTCGATTCTCGGAGGGCGGCCTTCACTCGGTAGTTGGGTGACGTACGGCCTGGGGACAGAAAACACCGATCTACCGGCCTTTGTCGTCATGCAGGACAATGTCTCGCAGGTGGTCAACGGGCCGCGCAACTGGAGTGCTGGTTTCATGCCGGCCCTCTATCAGGGGATTCGAATTGAAGGGGGGCAGGATCCCATTCCCAACCTGATGACCCCTGCGGGAAAAACCGCCAGCCAGCAGCAGGGGAAGCTCGCTTTTCTCAATCAGATGAATCGCGATTTCGCCGGTCGGCATCCCCAGCAGACCGAACTGGATGCCCGCATTGAAAGCTATGAACTCGCCTTCCGCATGCAGGCCGAAGCCCCTCAGGCGATTGATCTGGGAGAAGAGACCGAAGCGACTCAAAAGCTTTACGGCCTCGACCGGAAGGAAACCGCTTCTTATGGCCGCTTGTGCCTCTTAGCCCGGCGGCTGGTCGAGCGAGGAACGCGCTTTGTGCAGCTCTATCATGGGGCCGGCAGCAAATGGGATGCTCACTCGGGGATCGAGAAAAATCACACGTCGCTATGTGAAGCCATGGATCTGCCCGTGGCGGGTCTCTTGGAAGATCTTTCCGCCCGGGGGCTGCTGGATGAAACGCTGGTCATCTGGGGAGGCGAATTTGGCCGCACGCCGATGAGCGAGCAGGGGAACGGCCGCGACCACAACCCGACCGGCTTCACCATGTGGATGGCGGGGGGCGGCGTTGCCGGTGGGCAGACGATTGGCGAGACTGATGAAGTCGGCCTGCACGCGGTCTCGCAGAAGATGCACGTCCACGACCTCCACGCAACGATCCTCCACCTGATGGGCCTGGGCCACATGGACCTCGTCTTCCCCTACAAAGGCCGCCCCGAACGCCCGACGCTCAACGAGGGTCACCCGTATGTGAAGATTACGGGGTAG
- a CDS encoding Txe/YoeB family addiction module toxin gives MKLIFAEAAWEDYLYWQQHDRRMVERINKLVKEIVREPFTGIGKPEPLKHALAGFWSRRITDEHRIVYRIDGNALLIAQLRYHY, from the coding sequence ATGAAGTTGATCTTCGCCGAAGCCGCCTGGGAAGATTATCTGTACTGGCAGCAACATGACCGGCGGATGGTTGAACGGATCAACAAGCTGGTGAAAGAAATTGTGCGTGAGCCATTTACCGGAATTGGTAAACCAGAGCCTCTGAAGCATGCGCTGGCTGGATTCTGGTCGCGGAGGATCACCGATGAACACCGCATCGTCTACAGAATCGATGGTAACGCCTTGCTGATTGCTCAGTTACGCTATCATTATTGA
- a CDS encoding type II toxin-antitoxin system Phd/YefM family antitoxin has translation MDAISYSTARANLANTMNRVCEDHEPLIITRNGQQSVVMLSLEDFTALEETAYLLRNPANAKRLLAAMEQLGAGHGVERKLVE, from the coding sequence GTGGATGCCATTTCGTACTCGACTGCGCGTGCTAATCTGGCGAATACGATGAATCGTGTTTGCGAAGACCACGAACCGCTGATTATCACCCGCAATGGGCAGCAGTCGGTCGTCATGCTTTCGCTTGAAGATTTTACAGCACTGGAAGAGACGGCTTACCTGTTGCGGAATCCGGCGAATGCCAAACGCCTGCTCGCTGCCATGGAGCAACTTGGTGCCGGTCATGGGGTCGAGCGAAAGCTTGTGGAATGA